One window of Siniperca chuatsi isolate FFG_IHB_CAS linkage group LG19, ASM2008510v1, whole genome shotgun sequence genomic DNA carries:
- the LOC122867017 gene encoding kelch-like protein 34, whose protein sequence is MDSYSLLYSSSQRTGLLSGFQRLRSQRKMCDVVLEAGGVSFPCHRALLASSSEYFWALFGETTAERLASSISLPVLTPEGLHAILDFLYSGWLSISLSTLPVVLEAARYLQVEPAVSICERFITDGLSAENCCCYANLAEHHTLSDALEAANQTIAMEMGTLLQESRDDLLRLNIQSLMAILDADEIPSVKEVELIKLALDWLVENGPLPLLKSNLLLSRLRFGLVAPSDLTNLSHAHRAMATPLIRSQLTRALEYHRLGSAQPIRQSRQSTLRASPNRVLLVGGGSSPDWPEQQMLAFDPRSRKFSSLSSSLPLRLRNHCVCSVGGFLFVMGGEEVKEGDEDGKKSVTMATSNQVWRYDPRFDCWEKVESMLERRAHFTCCVVEDVIYAIGGRHTRPDTNTHTSVASVEFYDMATGAWRRGATMPRPLYGHASAVLYNNIYVSGGLPGNQGSIHGSNHDDNQDDHRESSREVLFWDLKGRVWEKRASMSIARFSHRLATVQGHIYALLGRYEPFCDIEKYDSQSDHWTRLRPLLIGSFNYGMVSTLCGNLLVFGGRRWSDGQEVIVKSVLEYDTKKDRWREICQLPRPLTGTECTLLPLPD, encoded by the coding sequence ATGGATAGCTACTCCCTCCTCTACAGTTCCTCCCAAAGAACCGGACTTCTCTCCGGCTTCCAGCGCCTGCGCTCTCAGAGAAAGATGTGTGATGTCGTCCTAGAGGCCGGCGGTGTATCTTTCCCTTGTCATCGCGCCCTTTTAGCCAGCTCCAGCGAGTATTTTTGGGCTCTGTTTGGTGAGACTACAGCAGAGAGATTAGCGAGCTCCATTAGCCTCCCGGTGCTAACACCTGAGGGTTTACACGCGATTCTGGACTTCCTGTACTCCGGTTGGCTCAGCATATCACTGTCTACACTTCCTGTCGTCTTGGAGGCAGCCAGGTACTTGCAGGTGGAGCCGGCTGTGTCAATATGCGAGCGCTTTATTACTGATGGTTTAAGCGCTGAGAACTGCTGTTGCTATGCTAACCTGGCCGAGCATCACACCCTTTCAGATGCACTTGAGGCTGCCAATCAAACCATCGCTATGGAGATGGGGACATTGCTGCAGGAAAGCAGAGATGACCTTCTCAGGCTGAACATCCAATCACTGATGGCGATCCTCGATGCTGACGAGATACCTAGTGTCAAGGAGGTAGAGCTCATTAAGCTGGCTCTGGATTGGCTGGTTGAGAACGGGCCCCTCCCTCTGCTGAAATCGAATCTTCTGCTGAGTCGTCTGCGCTTCGGATTGGTCGCCCCTTCTGACCTCACCAATCTCAGCCACGCCCACAGAGCCATGGCCACACCTCTAATCAGAAGTCAGCTGACTCGAGCGTTGGAGTACCACAGGCTGGGTTCagctcagccaatcagacagagcagacagtcGACACTCAGAGCGTCACCCAATCGTGTGCTGCTTGTGGGTGGGGGATCCAGCCCTGATTGGCCAGAACAGCAGATGCTGGCGTTTGATCCTAGAAGCAGGAAGTTTTCATCTCTGAGCTCAAGTCTCCCGCTGCGACTGAGAAATCACTGTGTGTGCTCAGTGGGAGGTTTCCTCTTCGTGATGGGAGGAGAAGAAGTGAAAGAAGGAGACGAGGATGGGAAAAAGtctgtcaccatggcaacatcCAACCAGGTGTGGCGCTACGATCCTCGCTTCGACTGCTGGGAGAAGGTGGAGTCCATGCTGGAGAGGCGGGCACATTTCACCTGCTGCGTGGTGGAGGATGTTATTTATGCCATCGGGGGACGACACACACGACCAGACACCAACACACATACCTCTGTAgcttctgttgagttttatgacATGGCCACAGGAGcatggaggagaggagcaacAATGCCTCGCCCCCTTTATGGCCACGCTTCTGCTGTGCTCTACAACAACATCTATGTATCAGGCGGTCTCCCGGGCAACCAGGGCAGCATCCATGGCAGTAACCATGACGATAACCAGGATGAccacagagagagcagcagagaagtCCTGTTCTGGGATCTCAAAGGCAGAGTCTGGGAGAAGCGAGCGTCCATGTCCATCGCCAGGTTCAGTCACCGCCTTGCAACTGTCCAGGGCCACATCTACGCCCTGTTGGGAAGGTACGAGCCTTTCTGTGATATAGAAAAATATGATTCACAGTCAGACCACTGGACCCGCCTTCGACCGCTTCTCATTGGCTCCTTCAACTACGGGATGGTGTCAACGCTGTGTGGGAATCTGCTGGTATTTGGAGGGAGAAGATGGAGCGACGGACAGGAAGTGATAGTGAAGAGTGTGTTGGAGTACGATACAAAGAAAGATCGCTGGAGAGAGATCTGTCAGCTCCCCAGACCTCTCACTGGGACTGAGTGCACATTGCTGCCCCTGCCAGACTAA
- the smpx gene encoding small muscular protein — MSKPSSNVKALQANLNIPMGALRPGAGHPVKRREETVDTEEAQSPHQPSTAAQTPEEKKALPGAVKLPGPAVNLSELQNVKSELRWVTKD; from the exons ATGTCCAAACCTTCATCCAACGTTAAGGCCCTTCAG GCTAATTTGAACATCCCGATGGGAGCTCTGCGTCCAGGGGCGGGACATCCTGtcaagaggagagaggagacagtaGACACAGAAGAG gcTCAGTCACCACACCAGCCCAGCACTGCCGCCCAGACGCCGGAGGAGAAGAAGGCGTTGCCGGGTGCGGTGAAACTTCCTGGGCCTGCCGTTAACCTATCAGAGCTGCAGAACGTCAAGAGTGAGCTACGATGGGTCACCAAGGATTAA